A region from the Streptomyces tsukubensis genome encodes:
- a CDS encoding FAD-dependent monooxygenase yields MSPIDPVSPVSPVNLRTAYDADVVVVGAGPAGLLLAAELAGSGVRALVLERDAEARVSPGVALNGSVVLTLERLGLMETLRREAVPLPRVHFGLLWVDLDRVRPRPPDPVLLPQSRLEAVLAEHAAARGAVVRRGHEVLGLEQDGEGVAVEVRGPDGEPQVVRALFLVGADGPESVVRRAAGIGVTRTAPTVSGLVADAEADPAALAPEHLGAAFSAAGLYMGVPVGPRKVRLMTTEFGRRAPDGAPTRDELTAAVAALTGSEPKVEGLYRPPVRYDDRTALADAYRSGRVFLAGDAAHTHYPLGGLALGAALADAVSLGGTLAAAVRGEASEGLLDSYHAERHPVGRRIITVTRAQSALLHPLERVGPLRELFGELLGLGSANEHLARAVSGLESPGPGAG; encoded by the coding sequence ATGAGCCCGATCGACCCGGTGAGCCCGGTGAGCCCGGTGAACCTGCGAACGGCGTACGACGCCGATGTCGTCGTGGTGGGCGCCGGTCCGGCCGGTCTGCTGCTCGCCGCCGAACTGGCAGGGTCGGGGGTACGGGCCCTGGTGCTGGAGCGGGACGCCGAGGCCCGGGTCTCCCCGGGTGTGGCGCTGAACGGTTCCGTCGTGCTGACCCTGGAGCGGCTGGGTCTGATGGAGACGCTGCGCCGGGAGGCCGTACCCCTGCCGCGGGTGCACTTCGGACTGCTGTGGGTGGATCTGGACCGGGTACGGCCCCGGCCGCCGGATCCGGTGCTGCTGCCGCAGTCGAGGCTGGAGGCCGTGCTCGCGGAGCATGCGGCCGCGCGGGGAGCGGTCGTCCGCCGCGGCCACGAGGTGCTCGGGCTGGAGCAGGACGGCGAGGGCGTGGCGGTGGAGGTACGCGGCCCGGACGGGGAGCCTCAGGTCGTCCGCGCCCTGTTCCTGGTGGGGGCGGACGGTCCGGAGAGCGTGGTGCGGCGGGCCGCCGGGATCGGCGTCACCCGTACGGCTCCGACGGTTTCGGGGCTCGTCGCGGACGCGGAGGCCGATCCGGCGGCGCTGGCGCCCGAACACCTCGGGGCCGCGTTCTCGGCCGCCGGTCTGTACATGGGGGTGCCGGTCGGGCCCCGTAAGGTACGGCTGATGACCACCGAGTTCGGCAGGCGGGCCCCGGACGGGGCGCCGACGAGGGACGAACTGACCGCGGCAGTGGCCGCGCTGACCGGCTCGGAGCCGAAGGTGGAGGGCCTGTACCGGCCGCCGGTCCGCTACGACGACCGGACCGCTCTCGCCGACGCCTACCGCTCGGGCCGGGTGTTCCTCGCCGGGGACGCCGCGCATACGCACTATCCGCTGGGCGGGCTCGCGCTCGGCGCCGCGCTGGCGGACGCGGTGAGCCTGGGCGGGACGCTGGCCGCCGCGGTCCGGGGCGAAGCCTCCGAGGGGCTGCTCGACTCGTACCACGCGGAGCGGCATCCGGTGGGGCGGCGGATCATCACCGTGACCCGGGCCCAGTCGGCCCTGCTGCATCCGCTGGAGCGGGTCGGTCCGCTGCGGGAGCTCTTCGGTGAACTGCTCGGGCTGGGCAGCGCGAACGAGCACCTGGCCCGGGCCGTCAGCGGACTGGAGTCCCCCGGTCCCGGCGCCGGCTGA
- a CDS encoding FAD-dependent monooxygenase: protein MRKPGRDQRNHRDHRTHKKHRKAAIVTSPVIVVGAGPTGLTLAAELRIAGVPVVLLERDPVPRGESRGMGLHARTVEVLHQRGAGHRFRTPDTPVWPRLHFSLFWLDLSETGDDAYTLAVPQWRTEQVLEEWAVELGTEIRRGHEVIGVDQSEEEVTVRVRGPEGEYALAGAYLVGADGGHSAVRKLTGFAFPGTGSSFYGVLGDLAVPPGGTADYRVNLYPGGLYAEVPLEGGTKLRLMTTEFDVEPPPAGTPVTDDELRAAVKRLTGSEREFDTTLWRSRFGNATRIAEQYRIGRVFLAGDAAHVHYPIGGQGLNTGVQDAVNLGWKLAAAVRGDAPDGLLDSYHDERHPVGRQVCMNTQAQIALMHPLDSVGPLRELFGELAALPEVNRYLLEMVTGTGFRYAMPYADGSAHELLGLRVPDLPLVTADGDGPDGIAAALHPGRAVLLHLDPDTAPPPTAGWGDRLRTVVARPVPGLDATSLLIRPDGHIAHAGHDPHDPLLRTALTTWLGEPGSHDGAEGRTA, encoded by the coding sequence ATCCGGAAGCCCGGAAGAGACCAGAGAAACCACAGAGACCACAGAACGCACAAAAAGCACAGAAAGGCAGCAATCGTGACCTCTCCTGTCATCGTCGTCGGTGCGGGCCCCACCGGCCTTACCCTCGCGGCCGAACTCCGGATCGCGGGAGTGCCCGTGGTGCTGCTGGAGCGCGACCCCGTCCCCCGGGGCGAGTCCCGGGGCATGGGCCTGCACGCCCGTACGGTGGAGGTGCTCCACCAGCGCGGTGCGGGACACCGCTTCCGTACCCCGGACACCCCGGTCTGGCCCCGGCTCCACTTCTCCCTGTTCTGGCTGGACCTGTCCGAGACCGGTGACGACGCCTACACCCTGGCGGTGCCCCAGTGGCGGACCGAACAGGTGCTGGAGGAGTGGGCCGTCGAACTCGGCACCGAGATCCGGCGCGGCCACGAAGTGATCGGCGTGGACCAGTCGGAGGAGGAGGTCACGGTCCGGGTGCGCGGCCCGGAGGGCGAATACGCGCTGGCGGGCGCCTATCTGGTGGGGGCCGACGGAGGACACAGCGCGGTACGGAAACTGACGGGCTTCGCGTTCCCCGGCACCGGCTCGTCCTTCTACGGCGTCCTGGGCGATCTGGCCGTACCGCCGGGTGGCACCGCGGACTACCGGGTGAACCTCTACCCCGGCGGGCTGTACGCGGAGGTTCCCCTGGAAGGCGGCACCAAACTGCGGCTGATGACGACCGAGTTCGACGTCGAACCCCCGCCCGCGGGCACCCCGGTGACGGACGACGAACTGAGGGCCGCCGTCAAACGGCTCACCGGCAGCGAGCGCGAGTTCGACACGACGCTGTGGCGGTCCCGGTTCGGCAATGCGACCCGGATCGCGGAGCAGTACCGCATCGGCCGGGTGTTCCTCGCCGGGGACGCCGCCCATGTGCACTATCCGATCGGCGGCCAGGGCCTGAACACCGGCGTCCAGGACGCGGTCAACCTGGGCTGGAAGCTGGCCGCCGCGGTCCGCGGCGACGCCCCCGACGGGCTGCTCGACTCGTACCACGACGAACGTCATCCGGTGGGCCGCCAGGTCTGCATGAACACCCAGGCGCAGATCGCGCTGATGCACCCGCTGGACTCGGTCGGTCCGCTGCGGGAGCTCTTCGGTGAACTGGCCGCACTGCCCGAGGTCAACCGCTACCTCCTGGAGATGGTCACCGGCACCGGATTCCGGTACGCCATGCCCTACGCGGACGGGTCCGCGCACGAGCTGCTGGGGCTGCGGGTGCCGGACCTCCCCCTGGTGACCGCGGACGGCGACGGTCCGGACGGGATCGCCGCCGCCCTGCACCCGGGGCGGGCGGTGCTGCTGCACCTCGACCCGGACACCGCTCCCCCGCCGACCGCGGGCTGGGGCGACCGGCTGCGTACCGTCGTCGCCCGGCCGGTGCCCGGGCTCGACGCCACCAGCCTGCTGATCCGCCCCGACGGCCATATCGCCCATGCCGGACACGACCCCCACGATCCCCTGCTCCGGACCGCGCTGACCACCTGGCTGGGCGAACCCGGTTCCCACGACGGTGCCGAAGGGCGGACGGCATGA